A single Oncorhynchus mykiss isolate Arlee chromosome 22, USDA_OmykA_1.1, whole genome shotgun sequence DNA region contains:
- the LOC110501615 gene encoding B- and T-lymphocyte attenuator, which produces MDPLWSDHILLVLCLLFLVCINGNAQGPCEIEVPIKRNTVWNAVPQKRLTINCPVKHCGETLRVTWCKFEDANCKQINETEQVKIGWKPFDRGSENRIAFLDFKKISRNDDGSYRCGMAGKKSSIVSHAINVSVSDINLTMTSTADHNTNNSPNAKHDEKYLSWLPYAYICVGIVLLVVVVTPISFFYLYGCKGPTRSTNNGIKEQAAPCPDLSSCSKGTFALSPFTPNPAHSDNLYNNGPHAKHINRASAHSLLMTNGTLPSSDITAGGQGSNHLVYASLNHQTPRGSPKPPHIPTPHDECSEYAAIRVH; this is translated from the exons GCCCATGTGAAATTGAGGTGCCAATCAAAAGAAACACTGTTTGGAATGCTGTCCCTCAGAAACGGCTGACAATCAACTGCCCTGTAAAACATTGTGGGGAAACCTTACGTGTCACCTGGTGTAAATTTGAGGACGCCAACTGCAAACAAATCAATGAGACAGAGCAAGTCAAAATTGGATGGAAACCATTTGATAGAGGGTCAGAAAATCGTATTGCATTTTTGGATTTTAAGAAGATATCTAGGAATGACGATGGTTCGTACAGATGTGGAATGGCTGGGAAAAAATCATCAATTGTTAGCCATGCTATCAATGTCTCTGTCTCAG ATATCAACCTGACAATGACTAGCACAGCAGACCACAACACAA ACAACTCACCAAATGCAAAGCATGATGAGAAATATCTGAGCTGGCTGCCGTATGCTTACATCTGTGTGGGAATAGTACTGCTGGTGGTCGTGGTGACACCAATCTCCTTCTTCTATCTTTATGGATGTAAAG GACCAACAAGGTCAACAAATAACGGCATAAAGGAGCAG GCAGCACCATGTCCagacctctcctcctgctctaaGGGAACCTTTGCATTATCACCATTCACACCAAACCCTGCCCACTCTGACAATCTATACAACAATGGTCCCCATGCCAAACACATCAACAGGGCATCGGCACACAGCCTCCTGATGACAAACGGAACtctgccttcctctgacatcacagCTGGAGGTCAAGGGTCAAACCACCTTGTGTACGCTAGCCTGAACCACCAGACCCCTAGAGGGTCCCCGAAACCCCCCCATATTCCAACCCCCCATGACGAATGCTCAGAGTATGCAGCCATCCGAGTCCACTGA